The Xenopus laevis strain J_2021 chromosome 7S, Xenopus_laevis_v10.1, whole genome shotgun sequence genome includes a window with the following:
- the sufu.S gene encoding suppressor of fused homolog isoform X1, giving the protein MEELRPSGAPVPQAFPSLFPPGLHTIYNECRRLYPEQANPLQVTAIVKYWLGGPDPLDYVSMYRSLGNPALDVPEHWHYVSFGLSDLYGDNRVHEYTGIDGPSGFGFELTFRLKREAGESAPPTWPAELMQGLARYVFQSENTFCSGDHVSWHSPLDNSESRIQHMLLTEDPQLQPVKTPFGMVSFLQIVGICTEELHAAQQWNGQGILEILRTVPVAGGPWLITDMRRGETIFEIDPHLQQERVDKGIEVEGSNLSGVSAKCAWDDLSRPPEDEDDSRSICIGTQPRRLSGKDTEQIREALRRGLEINSKPILPPISSQRQNGMNHDRVPSRKDSLESESSAAIIPHELVRTRQLESVHLKFNQESGALIPLCLKGRLLHGRHFTFKSITGDTAITFVSTGVEGAFASEEHPYAAHGPWLQILLTEELVEKMLEDLEDLNSLEEMKLPKEYSWPEKKLKISIVPNTEFDSPLN; this is encoded by the exons ATGGAGGAGCTGCGGCCTAGCGGTGCCCCCGTGCCCCAGGCTTTCCCGTCCCTGTTTCCTCCCGGTCTACACACTATATACAATGAGTGCCGAAGGCTTTATCCGGAGCAGGCGAACCCTCTCCAGGTCACGGCCATAGTGAAATACTG gctGGGTGGACCAGACCCACTAGATTATGTGAGCATGTACAGGAGTCTTGGCAATCCAGCACTCGATGTCCCTGAACATTGGCACTATGTCAGCTTTGGCCTGAGTGATTTGTATGGTGACAACAGAGTCCATGA ATACACAGGGATTGATGGCCCAAGTGGTTTTGGCTTTGAGCTTACCTTTAGATTGAAAAGAGAGGCAGGCGAATCTGCACCTCCGACATGGCCAGCCGAATTGATGCAGGGTCTTGCAAGATATGTCTTCCAATCTG aaaacACATTTTGCAGTGGTGACCATGTGTCTTGGCACAGTCCTCTAGACAACAGTGAGTCTCGAATTCAGCATATGCTCCTGACCGAAGATCCTCAGTTACAGCCTGTGAAGACGCCTTTCGGAATGGTTTCATTTTTACAG ATAGTCGGCATTTGCACCGAAGAGTTGCATGCAGCACAGCAATGGAATGGGCAAGGAATTCTAGAAATTCTGCGAACCGTGCCAGT TGCTGGTGGTCCCTGGTTAATAACAGATATGCGAAGAGGAGAGACAATATTTGAAATTGACCCACACTTGCAA CAGGAGAGAGTTGATAAAGGCATTGAGGTGGAAGGATCTAATCTTAGTGGTGTAAGTGCAAAATGCGCATGGGATGACTTGAGTCGCCCGCCAGAGGATGAAGATGACAGTAGAAGTATATGCATTGGTACACAGCCCAGGCGATTATCTGGTAAAG ATACAGAGCAAATCAGAGAGGCTTTGCGAAGAGGTCTTGAAATCAACAGTAAGCCTATACTACCTCCAATAAGTTCCCAGAGGCAAAATGGAATGAATCATGACCGGGTCCC GAGCCGTAAAGATAGCTTGGAAAGTGAGAGTTCTGCAGCCATTATTCCTCATGAATTGGTACGCACGCGACAGCTTGAGAGTGTGCACCTCAAGTTCAACCAGGAATCTGGAGCACTTATTCCACTTTGTTTGAA AGGCAGGCTCTTGCATGGAAGGCACTTTACATTTAAAAGCATTACTGGAGATACAGCAATCACATTTGTGTCTACTGGAGTGGAAGGAGCATTTGCTTCAGAGGAGCACCCATATGCAGCACATGGACCCTGGCTacag attctgttGACAGAGGAGTTAGTTGAAAAAATGCTGGAAGACTTAGAAGATTTAAACTCTCTAGAGGAA aTGAAACTACCGAAGGAATACAGCTGGccagaaaaaaagctgaaaatctCCATTGTCCCCAACACAGAATTTGATAGCCCACTCAATTAA
- the sufu.S gene encoding suppressor of fused homolog isoform X3 gives MYRSLGNPALDVPEHWHYVSFGLSDLYGDNRVHEYTGIDGPSGFGFELTFRLKREAGESAPPTWPAELMQGLARYVFQSENTFCSGDHVSWHSPLDNSESRIQHMLLTEDPQLQPVKTPFGMVSFLQIVGICTEELHAAQQWNGQGILEILRTVPVAGGPWLITDMRRGETIFEIDPHLQQERVDKGIEVEGSNLSGVSAKCAWDDLSRPPEDEDDSRSICIGTQPRRLSGKDTEQIREALRRGLEINSKPILPPISSQRQNGMNHDRVPSRKDSLESESSAAIIPHELVRTRQLESVHLKFNQESGALIPLCLKGRLLHGRHFTFKSITGDTAITFVSTGVEGAFASEEHPYAAHGPWLQILLTEELVEKMLEDLEDLNSLEEMKLPKEYSWPEKKLKISIVPNTEFDSPLN, from the exons ATGTACAGGAGTCTTGGCAATCCAGCACTCGATGTCCCTGAACATTGGCACTATGTCAGCTTTGGCCTGAGTGATTTGTATGGTGACAACAGAGTCCATGA ATACACAGGGATTGATGGCCCAAGTGGTTTTGGCTTTGAGCTTACCTTTAGATTGAAAAGAGAGGCAGGCGAATCTGCACCTCCGACATGGCCAGCCGAATTGATGCAGGGTCTTGCAAGATATGTCTTCCAATCTG aaaacACATTTTGCAGTGGTGACCATGTGTCTTGGCACAGTCCTCTAGACAACAGTGAGTCTCGAATTCAGCATATGCTCCTGACCGAAGATCCTCAGTTACAGCCTGTGAAGACGCCTTTCGGAATGGTTTCATTTTTACAG ATAGTCGGCATTTGCACCGAAGAGTTGCATGCAGCACAGCAATGGAATGGGCAAGGAATTCTAGAAATTCTGCGAACCGTGCCAGT TGCTGGTGGTCCCTGGTTAATAACAGATATGCGAAGAGGAGAGACAATATTTGAAATTGACCCACACTTGCAA CAGGAGAGAGTTGATAAAGGCATTGAGGTGGAAGGATCTAATCTTAGTGGTGTAAGTGCAAAATGCGCATGGGATGACTTGAGTCGCCCGCCAGAGGATGAAGATGACAGTAGAAGTATATGCATTGGTACACAGCCCAGGCGATTATCTGGTAAAG ATACAGAGCAAATCAGAGAGGCTTTGCGAAGAGGTCTTGAAATCAACAGTAAGCCTATACTACCTCCAATAAGTTCCCAGAGGCAAAATGGAATGAATCATGACCGGGTCCC GAGCCGTAAAGATAGCTTGGAAAGTGAGAGTTCTGCAGCCATTATTCCTCATGAATTGGTACGCACGCGACAGCTTGAGAGTGTGCACCTCAAGTTCAACCAGGAATCTGGAGCACTTATTCCACTTTGTTTGAA AGGCAGGCTCTTGCATGGAAGGCACTTTACATTTAAAAGCATTACTGGAGATACAGCAATCACATTTGTGTCTACTGGAGTGGAAGGAGCATTTGCTTCAGAGGAGCACCCATATGCAGCACATGGACCCTGGCTacag attctgttGACAGAGGAGTTAGTTGAAAAAATGCTGGAAGACTTAGAAGATTTAAACTCTCTAGAGGAA aTGAAACTACCGAAGGAATACAGCTGGccagaaaaaaagctgaaaatctCCATTGTCCCCAACACAGAATTTGATAGCCCACTCAATTAA
- the sufu.S gene encoding suppressor of fused homolog isoform X2, with product MEELRPSGAPVPQAFPSLFPPGLHTIYNECRRLYPEQANPLQVTAIVKYWLGGPDPLDYVSMYRSLGNPALDVPEHWHYVSFGLSDLYGDNRVHEYTGIDGPSGFGFELTFRLKREAGESAPPTWPAELMQGLARYVFQSENTFCSGDHVSWHSPLDNSESRIQHMLLTEDPQLQPVKTPFGMVSFLQIVGICTEELHAAQQWNGQGILEILRTVPVAGGPWLITDMRRGETIFEIDPHLQERVDKGIEVEGSNLSGVSAKCAWDDLSRPPEDEDDSRSICIGTQPRRLSGKDTEQIREALRRGLEINSKPILPPISSQRQNGMNHDRVPSRKDSLESESSAAIIPHELVRTRQLESVHLKFNQESGALIPLCLKGRLLHGRHFTFKSITGDTAITFVSTGVEGAFASEEHPYAAHGPWLQILLTEELVEKMLEDLEDLNSLEEMKLPKEYSWPEKKLKISIVPNTEFDSPLN from the exons ATGGAGGAGCTGCGGCCTAGCGGTGCCCCCGTGCCCCAGGCTTTCCCGTCCCTGTTTCCTCCCGGTCTACACACTATATACAATGAGTGCCGAAGGCTTTATCCGGAGCAGGCGAACCCTCTCCAGGTCACGGCCATAGTGAAATACTG gctGGGTGGACCAGACCCACTAGATTATGTGAGCATGTACAGGAGTCTTGGCAATCCAGCACTCGATGTCCCTGAACATTGGCACTATGTCAGCTTTGGCCTGAGTGATTTGTATGGTGACAACAGAGTCCATGA ATACACAGGGATTGATGGCCCAAGTGGTTTTGGCTTTGAGCTTACCTTTAGATTGAAAAGAGAGGCAGGCGAATCTGCACCTCCGACATGGCCAGCCGAATTGATGCAGGGTCTTGCAAGATATGTCTTCCAATCTG aaaacACATTTTGCAGTGGTGACCATGTGTCTTGGCACAGTCCTCTAGACAACAGTGAGTCTCGAATTCAGCATATGCTCCTGACCGAAGATCCTCAGTTACAGCCTGTGAAGACGCCTTTCGGAATGGTTTCATTTTTACAG ATAGTCGGCATTTGCACCGAAGAGTTGCATGCAGCACAGCAATGGAATGGGCAAGGAATTCTAGAAATTCTGCGAACCGTGCCAGT TGCTGGTGGTCCCTGGTTAATAACAGATATGCGAAGAGGAGAGACAATATTTGAAATTGACCCACACTTGCAA GAGAGAGTTGATAAAGGCATTGAGGTGGAAGGATCTAATCTTAGTGGTGTAAGTGCAAAATGCGCATGGGATGACTTGAGTCGCCCGCCAGAGGATGAAGATGACAGTAGAAGTATATGCATTGGTACACAGCCCAGGCGATTATCTGGTAAAG ATACAGAGCAAATCAGAGAGGCTTTGCGAAGAGGTCTTGAAATCAACAGTAAGCCTATACTACCTCCAATAAGTTCCCAGAGGCAAAATGGAATGAATCATGACCGGGTCCC GAGCCGTAAAGATAGCTTGGAAAGTGAGAGTTCTGCAGCCATTATTCCTCATGAATTGGTACGCACGCGACAGCTTGAGAGTGTGCACCTCAAGTTCAACCAGGAATCTGGAGCACTTATTCCACTTTGTTTGAA AGGCAGGCTCTTGCATGGAAGGCACTTTACATTTAAAAGCATTACTGGAGATACAGCAATCACATTTGTGTCTACTGGAGTGGAAGGAGCATTTGCTTCAGAGGAGCACCCATATGCAGCACATGGACCCTGGCTacag attctgttGACAGAGGAGTTAGTTGAAAAAATGCTGGAAGACTTAGAAGATTTAAACTCTCTAGAGGAA aTGAAACTACCGAAGGAATACAGCTGGccagaaaaaaagctgaaaatctCCATTGTCCCCAACACAGAATTTGATAGCCCACTCAATTAA